In one window of Megalopta genalis isolate 19385.01 chromosome 8, iyMegGena1_principal, whole genome shotgun sequence DNA:
- the LOC117225158 gene encoding uncharacterized protein LOC117225158 encodes MDINLCEKNEIAVQAGVASQETSCDKNDKTQVSHCQYIVNDQLIYTQTKQEITDVDTTSTSTKPKKTVTKIKAKKSKLEGEPGYDSTRLEDSPIQVLERFKRGCECQDDQCFTGLNPETVYKHRLNIAELTKAEHDMYLMGVTMACLTNPYETARHTERRRLRAQYVYQGRRVCLDAFLYLENCTHYQIKRIRKHLMTHGVTPRVHGNHGKIPHNTFSLDIYKIATEFLKNFIDLQEAKQKTKVAKNAPLHLPSDITRKVVYDMYIQHCRKVSPNIKIMGYSTFSRFMKVQFPQVKFAKLEFVVRNQSIQSQGCNKIDLETELINEIPSRSTDLITDDGALLPLLIASEAGQSNTYFLTPVSKLQDGMSYQITTSGLLANKPGLPITLTKVNAI; translated from the exons ATGGATATTAACTTGtgtgaaaaaaatgagatagcggTGCAAGCAGGTGTTGCATCACAAGAAACTTcatgtgataaaaatgataaaacgcAGGTATCTCATTGTCAATACATAGTCAATGATCAGTTAATATATACACAAACAAAGCAAGAG ATTACAGATGTGGATACCACAAGTACTTCTACAAAACCAAAGAAGACGGTGACCAAAATTAAAGCGAAGAAATCTAAGCTGGAAGGAGAGCCAGGCTATGATTCTACGAGGTTAGAAGACAGTCCTATACAGGTGTTGGAAAGATTTAAAAGAGGATGTGAATGTCAAGATGACCAGTGCTTCACAGGATTAAATCCCGAAACAGTGTATAAACATAGACTAAATATTGCAGAGTTAACTAAGGCCGAACATGATATGTATTTAATGGGTGTCACCATGGCATGTttaacaaatccatacgaaacagcaAGACACACTGAACGACGCAGATTACGTGCACAATATGTATATCAAGGTCGTAGAGTTTGTCTAGATGCTTTTTTGTATTTGGAAAACTGTACACATTATCAAATAAAAAGAATCAGGAAACATTTGATGACTCATGGTGTCACACCACGAGTTCATGGTAATCATGGAAAGATTCCACATAATACATTTTCCTTAGACATCTATAAAATAGCTACagagtttttaaaaaattttattgacTTACAAGAAGCAAAACAAAAAACTAAAGTTGCAAAAAATGCGCCATTACATTTACCATCTGATATTACGCGTAAAGTAGTATATGATATGTATATTCAGCATTGTAGGAAAGTATCacctaatataaaaataatgggATATTCTACCTTTAGTAGATTTATGAAAGTTCAATTTCCACAAGTAAAATTTGCTAAGTTAGAATTTGTAGTTAGAAATCAAAGTATTCAAAGCCAAGGATGTAATAAAATAGATTTGGAAACAGAACTAATTAATGAGATACCATCTAGATCAACAGACTTAATAACAGATGATGGTGCCTTATTACCCTTATTAATTGCCAGTGAAGCAGGACAAAGCAATACTTATTTTTTGACACCTGTCAGCAAATTACAGGATGGCATGAGTTATCAGATAACTACAAGTGGGCTTCTAGCCAATAAACCAGGATTGCCTATCACTTTAACTAAAGTGAATGCTATTTAA